From one [Ruminococcus] lactaris ATCC 29176 genomic stretch:
- a CDS encoding RnfABCDGE type electron transport complex subunit B codes for MTITAIILAAVVVGGTGLFIGVFLGIAGKKFAVEVDEREEAILGVLPGNNCGGCGYAGCSGLAAAIVKGEAEVNGCPVGGAPVAEKIGEIMGVSVGSQEKKVAFVKCAGTCEKAKTEYQYTGVQDCLMASQMQDGGPKSCNAGCLGFGSCVKACPFDAIHVVDGIATVDKEVCRACGKCIAACPKHLIELIPYSQKTFVKCNSNEKGKALMEACQVGCIGCKLCEKNCPSGAVTVTNFLAHIDAEKCTNCGICAEKCPRKSIVS; via the coding sequence ATGACTATTACAGCAATTATTTTAGCGGCAGTCGTTGTCGGTGGAACCGGTCTGTTCATCGGAGTTTTTCTTGGAATCGCAGGGAAGAAATTCGCAGTAGAAGTGGATGAAAGAGAAGAAGCTATTCTCGGTGTCCTTCCGGGCAACAACTGTGGTGGCTGTGGCTATGCCGGATGTTCCGGACTTGCAGCAGCAATCGTAAAAGGAGAAGCTGAAGTAAATGGCTGTCCTGTTGGTGGTGCCCCGGTTGCCGAAAAAATTGGTGAGATCATGGGCGTTTCCGTTGGCAGTCAGGAGAAAAAGGTAGCTTTTGTAAAATGTGCAGGAACCTGTGAAAAGGCAAAGACCGAATATCAGTATACAGGTGTGCAGGACTGCCTCATGGCAAGTCAGATGCAGGATGGCGGACCGAAGAGTTGCAATGCAGGATGCCTTGGTTTCGGCTCTTGCGTAAAAGCCTGTCCGTTTGATGCGATCCATGTCGTGGACGGAATCGCAACCGTTGATAAAGAAGTCTGCCGGGCCTGTGGAAAGTGTATTGCCGCATGTCCGAAGCATCTGATTGAGCTGATTCCTTACAGTCAGAAGACTTTTGTAAAATGTAACTCCAATGAAAAAGGAAAGGCTCTGATGGAAGCCTGCCAGGTTGGCTGCATCGGATGTAAACTGTGCGAAAAGAACTGCCCGTCAGGTGCCGTTACTGTAACAAATTTCCTTGCACATATTGATGCGGAAAAATGTACTAATTGCGGAATCTGTGCAGAGAAATGTCCTCGGAAGAGTATTGTAAGTTAA
- a CDS encoding electron transport complex protein RnfA → MKALQDLLLIAVGSAFVNNVVLSQFLGICPFLGVSKNVKTAAGMGSAVVFVITIASFVTGLIYKFILGNPNILGGELSYLNTIVFILVIAALVQFVEMFLKKAMPSLYNALGVYLPLITTNCAVLGVALTNVQNGYYDNMSTGMGLLTGVINGFATAVGFLVSIVLMAGIREKIEYNDITESFKGTPIVLVTAGLMAIAFFGFSGLI, encoded by the coding sequence ATGAAAGCATTACAAGACTTATTATTGATCGCCGTAGGTTCAGCATTTGTCAATAACGTTGTACTGAGCCAGTTTCTCGGTATCTGTCCGTTCCTTGGCGTATCCAAAAATGTAAAGACAGCCGCCGGTATGGGAAGTGCCGTTGTATTCGTTATCACGATTGCTTCATTCGTTACCGGTCTGATTTATAAATTTATCCTTGGCAACCCGAATATTCTGGGAGGAGAGTTATCCTATCTGAATACAATCGTATTCATTCTTGTCATTGCCGCACTGGTTCAGTTCGTCGAGATGTTCCTGAAGAAGGCGATGCCATCCCTGTACAATGCACTGGGCGTTTATCTCCCATTGATCACAACAAACTGTGCAGTACTTGGTGTTGCCCTGACAAATGTACAGAATGGTTATTACGATAACATGAGTACAGGTATGGGACTTCTTACCGGTGTTATCAATGGATTTGCAACGGCTGTGGGATTCCTCGTTTCTATCGTATTGATGGCCGGAATCCGTGAAAAGATCGAATACAATGATATTACAGAATCCTTCAAAGGCACTCCGATCGTGCTTGTTACGGCAGGTCTGATGGCGATTGCTTTCTTTGGATTTTCAGGATTAATATAG
- the rsxE gene encoding electron transport complex subunit RsxE encodes MNKCTERLMNGLVKENPTFVLMLGMCPTLAVTTSAINGIGMGLSTTAVLIMSNMMISMLRKIIPDSVRMPAFIVIVASFVTIVDFLMEGFVPSLYDSLGLYIPLIVVNCIILGRAESYASKNPVIPSIFDGIGMGLGFTVGLTSIGIVRELIGSGKIFNMQILPDSYEPFTIFILAPGAFFVLACLVALQNKVKNNLARKGKKVPEAAGCGASCASCGNAAACGGHAIATATETVAGKDE; translated from the coding sequence ATGAATAAATGTACAGAACGTTTAATGAATGGTCTGGTAAAAGAAAATCCGACCTTCGTTCTTATGCTCGGAATGTGTCCGACTCTTGCAGTTACGACTTCTGCCATCAACGGAATTGGCATGGGACTTTCTACAACGGCTGTTCTTATCATGTCCAACATGATGATCTCCATGCTCAGAAAGATTATTCCCGATTCAGTCAGAATGCCGGCATTCATCGTAATTGTTGCTTCATTTGTAACAATCGTTGATTTCCTGATGGAAGGATTTGTTCCGAGCCTTTATGATTCGCTTGGTCTGTATATTCCTCTGATCGTTGTAAACTGTATCATTCTCGGAAGAGCAGAGAGTTATGCTTCTAAAAATCCAGTCATTCCATCTATTTTCGATGGAATTGGAATGGGACTTGGGTTTACAGTCGGTCTGACTTCTATCGGTATTGTCAGAGAATTGATCGGTTCAGGAAAGATTTTCAATATGCAGATCCTTCCTGATTCTTATGAACCTTTTACGATCTTTATTCTTGCACCTGGAGCATTTTTCGTACTTGCCTGCCTTGTTGCACTTCAGAACAAAGTAAAAAATAATCTTGCCAGAAAAGGTAAAAAAGTACCGGAAGCAGCAGGATGCGGTGCCAGTTGTGCTTCTTGTGGAAATGCAGCGGCATGCGGTGGACATGCGATTGCGACGGCGACAGAAACTGTTGCAGGAAAAGACGAGTAA